One Campylobacter sputorum genomic window, TGCGGAATTTTCAAAAATGCAACTTTTGGAGCTCATGGTAAATTTTATAGAGTTGTTATATCTTTAGATAAGAATTATAAATACGAGTTGTTAAAAGATGGAGATAATTATATACTAAAAGCAAAATAAGCCAATTTTGGCTTATTTTTTTAGTGTTTGTATATATTTTGCAACGCTTTGTATCTCTTCTTTTGTTAGTTTTTGTGCTTCTATTTTCATAACAATTTTTAACTCTCCGCCATAGCTTCCATCTAAGTATCCATTAAGAGCTTGTGATATCTGCTCTTCGTTCATTAAATTTATAGCAGCACTTTTACCAAGAGCTGGACTATCGCCATTTATACCATGGCAGGTTGCACAAGTTTTATAAATTTTTTTAGCATCTTTTTGTGATTGATCTGTTTGTGTTGCACTTAATGAAACTATGGATAAAATAAGACAAATAAAGATTTTTTTCATAATTACACCTCGTAATATTTTTTTAAACTTCGTATAATAAAATCAGCATTTCTTAAACCATTTGATCTATGAGAAATTTTTAATTTTGTTTTTTCATCAAGCTCACCTATGGTTTTATCAAATCCATTTGCGATAAACATAAAATCATATCCAAAGCCATTCTCTCCGCGTTCTTCATTTATAATCTTACCATACATCCATCCATGGGTTGTGTAGCTACCAAATTTACAAGCTATTGCTATACAAGCTGTATAATGTGCTGATGTCGCATTTAATCTTAATTCATTTAGCTTTGATATGAGTTTTTGTCTATTTTTGCTATCTGTAGCATTTTCTCCGCTATATCTTGCAGAATAAATTCCTGGCTCACCATTTAATATATCTACACAAATGCCGCTATCATCGCTTAAAACTATAAATTCATCTTTTTGCTGATTGCTAAGTTTATCAAAAACAGCATTTGCTTTTATAAGAGCATTTTTTGCGAAAGTATCGCCATTTTCTATTATTTCAAATGGTTTTATTATCTCATCTAGTGCGTAAATTTCATAATTTGTATAAAAATCTTTTATCTCTTTTACTTTGTTTTTATTGCCAGTTGCGACTATTATTTTCAACATTAATCCTTGTAAATTTTCTTTAAATTTTCTAAATTTGCACTTGCATTTAGAAGTAGCATATCTGCACATACTAGTCTTGCCATTGCTGTTGCTACGACACTTCCGCGAATTGCTATACAAGGATCGTGTCTGCCTTTTAGTTCACAAATACACTCTTTTAAATTTACATCTATTGTTGGTTCTTGTAAAAATATGGATGGAGTTGGTTTGAAGTGGGTTTTTATGATTATTTCATTGCCATTTGTAATTCCACCAAGTATGCCGCCGCTATGGTTAGTTAAAAAGCCATTTTTATCCATAAAATCATTGTTTTCAAAGCCATTGCTTTTAGCTGAGTTTATGCCATTTCCTATCTCAACACCCTTTACTCCATTTATACCCATCATAGCTTCTGCTAACTTAGCATCAAATTTAGCATATAATACCTCTCCAAGTCCAACTGGAATTCCTGTTATTTTAGTTATAACACTTCCACCTACGCTGTTGTGAGAGTTTTTTGCATTTATTATCTCTTGTTTAAATTTATCTTCAAACTCTTTTGAACAAGCATAAATTTCGGAATTTTGTGCATATTTAAAATCTATATTTTCAAATTTTGATGATATATTTCCTACGCTATAAACTGCGCTTTGAACATTTATATCAAAATTTGATAGCAAAAGCTGTGATATAGCCCCGCCACAAACTCTTATAGCACTTTCTCTTGCACTACTTCTTCCGCCACCTCTATAATCTCTTATACCAAATTTCATAAAATATGTGTAATCAGCGTGTCCTGGGCGAAAGATGTCTTTTATATTCTCATAATGGGATGATTTTTGATTTTCATTGTGTATTATAAAGCCAATTGGACATCCGGTGCTTAATCCATTAAAAACACCACTTAAAATTTGCACCTTGTCACTTTCTTTTCTTGAAGTTGCAAATTTACTTCCTGGTTTTCTTTTATCAAGCTCATTTTGTATAAAGCTCTCATCTATCTTTACATTTGATGGCAAACCATCTAGTATACCACCAATTGCCACGCCGTGGCTTTCTCCAAAAGTGCTCAGCCTAAGCTTTGTGCCAAAAGTATTCATTTCTTTCCTTTTGATAGAATTTCTATGGCAAGTTTAGCTGCATTTTGTTCGGCTTCTTTTTTACTTGTACCACTAGCACTGGATATTTCTTTATTATCAAGCATTAAAGCCATTGTAAATTCTTTTTTATGGTCTGGCCCTTTTGAAGATATCAATACATATTGCGGTATTTTGCCATAAGTTGCTTGAGTAATTTCTTGGAGTTGTGTTTTATAATCTTTGCTGATAGTTTTTAAATTTATATTTTCATACTCTTTTTTTAGTAAATTTATTGCTACTTCTTTTGCTTTTTCTATGCCGCTTTCTATGTAAATGGCTCCCATTATTGCTTCAAAAGCGTCTGAGAGTAAAGATGGCTTTTGTCTTCCTTTATTGTTTTCTTCTGCGGTTG contains:
- a CDS encoding c-type cytochrome encodes the protein MKKIFICLILSIVSLSATQTDQSQKDAKKIYKTCATCHGINGDSPALGKSAAINLMNEEQISQALNGYLDGSYGGELKIVMKIEAQKLTKEEIQSVAKYIQTLKK
- the rdgB gene encoding RdgB/HAM1 family non-canonical purine NTP pyrophosphatase; the encoded protein is MKIIVATGNKNKVKEIKDFYTNYEIYALDEIIKPFEIIENGDTFAKNALIKANAVFDKLSNQQKDEFIVLSDDSGICVDILNGEPGIYSARYSGENATDSKNRQKLISKLNELRLNATSAHYTACIAIACKFGSYTTHGWMYGKIINEERGENGFGYDFMFIANGFDKTIGELDEKTKLKISHRSNGLRNADFIIRSLKKYYEV
- the aroC gene encoding chorismate synthase, which gives rise to MNTFGTKLRLSTFGESHGVAIGGILDGLPSNVKIDESFIQNELDKRKPGSKFATSRKESDKVQILSGVFNGLSTGCPIGFIIHNENQKSSHYENIKDIFRPGHADYTYFMKFGIRDYRGGGRSSARESAIRVCGGAISQLLLSNFDINVQSAVYSVGNISSKFENIDFKYAQNSEIYACSKEFEDKFKQEIINAKNSHNSVGGSVITKITGIPVGLGEVLYAKFDAKLAEAMMGINGVKGVEIGNGINSAKSNGFENNDFMDKNGFLTNHSGGILGGITNGNEIIIKTHFKPTPSIFLQEPTIDVNLKECICELKGRHDPCIAIRGSVVATAMARLVCADMLLLNASANLENLKKIYKD
- the rnc gene encoding ribonuclease III, whose product is MMKLDKIQNLLGYKFKNETLLINALTHKSCKKKHSNERLEFLGDAVMDLIVAEYLCNKFKDMNEGDLSKLRAALVNEKSFATLATLIDLQNHIILSTAEENNKGRQKPSLLSDAFEAIMGAIYIESGIEKAKEVAINLLKKEYENINLKTISKDYKTQLQEITQATYGKIPQYVLISSKGPDHKKEFTMALMLDNKEISSASGTSKKEAEQNAAKLAIEILSKGKK